TCTTCACCTCTTGAATGCTCCCAACCGTTGTTGTCGGACAGGTGGTTCTGTGGCGCATCCCTCATTTCCGGTTGACAGGTAACTCATGAACAAGCTCTAGAAACTTGACTCAGGAGATTAGCTTACTGTGCAAGATGGACTCTGTACCTTCCCATTTATTTCCCTTACCACTTCCCAGCTGCCTCCTTACCAGCCTCGGAGAACTCAGGGTTCTCCCTACCAGCCTTAATTCTTCTCCTGAGCCCAGTAGGATAAGGACAGAAACAGATTCAGGAGCCACTTGAGTGGAAAACACTTTATTGGAGGAACTGAGCCAGGGGAGATTTGTCGTAGGATGGAGTCCGGGTTCCGCGCTTGCCTCCTCTTCTAGTGGGGTCCGCCCAGGTCCTAGGTCTTAAAGAGAATGGTCACTGGGAATCAGGAACTATGCTTCTCAGTCCTTTCACctgaagggaaggggagatggtgaGGTTGTGGACCCCCACCCCGGGTTGAAACCCCTATAATGAAGCCAGGACGGGTGGGGCTTTAATGGGAAAGGGTTCTCAGCCTGGTCTAGGTTTCTGTTGTCGTCTGAATATAGTGGCTAAGATGCTATATAGATGAATATAGATAGCTCTGAGCTATGGGGAAAGGTTCATCCTTCGTTCATTGTAATCCCCAACCCCCGCCATCTCTTTTCACACCCCGTTCTCCCTAACGTCTGAATATATACCACTCTTACCTTAGGGAAGAATTCCCAGTTAATGAAAGGAAGCGCCTTTTTGAACATCTAAAAGGAGGGTAAGGGGGTGAGGTAAGCACTCATTGAATGAACAGGTACCAGTAAAAACTCAGTGAGTGAACAAGAATCAGTAAACCCTCCCTGCATAAGTATGGGGATCAGGGAGCCTGAACCAGATGAACAAGGACCAGTCAATACTGAGTGAACAGGAATCAGTAACCACACACTGTGCTCACCAGTGTGGCACAGTGCCGCTGGTTTATAATCACAGTGAGCGCCCCCCACGTTCTGGAAGCCTCATTGTGTGTGCTTGGCACCagctgctgtgcaagcatgagacgGCAACCTCGTCAGGAAAGCGATGTCTCCATGCCCACACCGAGGCTCACAGAACCAGAGACATTGGTGAGGAATCACACAGAAAGCACGGAGCCAAGAGGTACAAATGCTAGGCCTCGCTAGGCTGATGATTCTGCTTTCCTGGTTTAGATAAACCTCAGTTTTTTTCTCAAGAACCTTGACTAtctaccccaggctggccttgaactcacaatccccccaccccaggcgccggggtgctggaattacaggcaagcTTCACCACTCCTGGCCCTCAATTACAGCCCAACACTTACGTCAGTGATGGCGTGCCAGTTCAGGAAGTCATCCGACTTAAAGGCCTGTGGGATGGGGAAAAGGAGAGACCAGAAGCTGGTCAGCTCTAGAGGACACCCAAGCATTGCCCAGCCCTCTGGAAAAGATGAAGATGGGCTCAGAAACTTTGCAAGCTGCCTCCTCTGTGAGGTGGGGCAAGCCGCTAGGTTACTCTAGGATACTCACAGACTGGAGCTTGTTAAAGTTCAGGAACTCATTGTTATAGCCCTAGGGGGGAAAAAGGCAGGAAGTTAGAGAAGCTGCCAGGAGAACagaagcaggacacacacacacacacacacacgatggaaAAGCAGCTGTTTACCTCTGTTCCTGAAGGGTAGGCGGTGTCTTCCTGAAGAGGGggacagacacaaagaagcttGAGAATGGTGAGCCCTTCTCCCTGacaccc
This portion of the Apodemus sylvaticus chromosome 1, mApoSyl1.1, whole genome shotgun sequence genome encodes:
- the Krtdap gene encoding keratinocyte differentiation-associated protein → MKIPILPVVALLSLLALHAAQGASLGHPTVITQEDTAYPSGTEAFKSDDFLNWHAITDMFKKALPFINWEFFPKVKGLRSIVPDSQ